A region of Paenibacillus thiaminolyticus DNA encodes the following proteins:
- a CDS encoding ABC transporter ATP-binding protein has translation MNAIEVQGITKHYTTRRMDNISFTVEQGYITGLIGPNGAGKSTLLRMLLHIVKPQQGAVKLLGMEMPHRERDIKRQVGYISDESHFYHQLRMDEIKRIVAPFYPNWDEGLYKRLMDRFGLSGKQKVGQVSKGMKMKFAIVMALSHHPRLLLMDEPTAGLDPVFRRELLELLLEWMEQGDRTILYSTHVTTDLDRAADYVLFLHEGQVLFHREKDQLFDTYAIVKGDSRLLDDDVRRMFIGIRETEVGFEGLVRERAEAMEAFGKEASFERPSLEDIMFYSTRTQSGGIFS, from the coding sequence ATGAACGCAATTGAAGTTCAGGGGATAACGAAGCATTATACGACCCGACGCATGGACAATATCAGCTTCACGGTGGAGCAAGGGTATATTACCGGGCTAATCGGGCCCAATGGAGCCGGCAAGTCGACGCTGCTCCGCATGCTCCTTCACATCGTCAAGCCTCAGCAGGGCGCCGTTAAGCTGCTTGGCATGGAGATGCCGCATCGGGAGCGGGACATTAAGCGCCAGGTCGGCTATATTTCGGATGAGAGCCATTTCTACCATCAGCTCCGCATGGATGAGATAAAGCGTATCGTCGCTCCGTTCTATCCAAATTGGGATGAGGGGCTGTACAAGCGGTTGATGGATCGCTTCGGCCTGTCCGGCAAGCAAAAGGTAGGTCAAGTCTCCAAAGGAATGAAGATGAAGTTCGCGATCGTCATGGCGTTGTCCCATCATCCGAGGCTTCTGCTGATGGATGAGCCTACGGCGGGTCTTGATCCGGTATTCCGGAGGGAGCTGCTTGAGCTATTGCTGGAGTGGATGGAGCAGGGGGACCGGACGATTCTGTATTCGACCCATGTGACGACAGATCTGGATCGGGCGGCAGATTATGTGCTTTTTCTTCATGAAGGGCAGGTGCTGTTCCATCGGGAGAAGGACCAGTTGTTCGATACGTACGCGATCGTGAAGGGCGATTCGCGGTTGTTGGACGATGATGTCCGCCGGATGTTCATTGGCATCCGGGAGACTGAGGTTGGCTTCGAGGGCCTTGTGCGGGAACGGGCGGAGGCAATGGAAGCTTTCGGTAAGGAAGCGTCCTTCGAGCGTCCTTCGCTGGAGGATATTATGTTTTATTCGACACGCACTCAGTCAGGAGGGATATTCTCATGA
- a CDS encoding DUF6612 family protein, with protein MKRWYKGALAIFFVFALIITGCGAKAAAPRAAVEGAFEKALELKSYGFETSIVIDDLQINAASATDPNAQMVMSMLKNAELKISGAVQQEPLQLEANLEVKLQGDMAMTFTLPMVMTEDKMWIKVPNIPMLPMPTEIVGKFIEFDLKQLAEESGEPMPTAADMKTMQNASNDLVKAVLGKFDEKSFFVNVDKKEAALPEGVDVNQVVKFNVNNDNFDQFVTTLVKDALPAALDALNKDEYLKLFELEKADIEEAKKEIATDENELKKGIEEIKETMKINELSLLTAINKDQFPTYQRAVVNLEFTEDGDQVKIAAKMTNQYSNINKPVEFKIGKPADAITMDELEEMFAGY; from the coding sequence ATGAAAAGATGGTATAAGGGCGCGTTGGCGATCTTCTTTGTCTTCGCTCTCATCATCACGGGGTGCGGGGCCAAAGCGGCTGCTCCAAGAGCAGCGGTTGAAGGCGCATTTGAAAAGGCGCTTGAATTGAAATCATACGGATTCGAAACATCCATCGTAATCGATGATTTGCAAATTAATGCAGCGAGCGCGACGGATCCGAACGCGCAGATGGTCATGAGCATGCTGAAGAACGCGGAGCTGAAAATCTCCGGCGCTGTCCAGCAGGAGCCATTGCAGCTTGAAGCGAACCTGGAAGTGAAGCTCCAGGGCGATATGGCAATGACATTCACGCTTCCAATGGTAATGACGGAAGACAAGATGTGGATTAAAGTGCCGAACATTCCGATGCTTCCAATGCCGACCGAGATCGTTGGCAAGTTCATCGAGTTCGACCTGAAGCAGCTGGCAGAAGAATCCGGCGAACCAATGCCTACGGCAGCAGACATGAAGACGATGCAAAATGCGTCTAACGATCTGGTGAAGGCCGTGCTTGGCAAGTTCGACGAGAAATCTTTCTTCGTTAATGTCGACAAGAAGGAAGCTGCTCTGCCGGAAGGCGTAGATGTGAATCAAGTAGTGAAATTCAACGTCAACAATGACAACTTCGATCAATTCGTGACGACATTGGTGAAGGACGCGCTTCCTGCCGCACTCGACGCGCTGAACAAGGATGAGTATCTCAAGCTGTTCGAGCTGGAGAAGGCGGATATCGAAGAAGCGAAGAAGGAAATCGCTACGGACGAGAATGAATTGAAGAAGGGTATCGAAGAGATTAAAGAAACGATGAAAATCAATGAGCTTAGCTTGTTGACAGCCATTAATAAAGATCAATTCCCGACGTATCAACGTGCGGTAGTGAATCTTGAGTTCACCGAAGATGGAGACCAAGTGAAAATTGCCGCCAAGATGACGAACCAATATTCGAACATCAACAAGCCGGTTGAATTCAAAATCGGCAAGCCAGCGGATGCCATTACGATGGACGAATTAGAGGAAATGTTCGCTGGATATTAA
- the tadA gene encoding tRNA adenosine(34) deaminase TadA — MEDMMVHEQWMRAAMEEAKKAEDIGEVPIGAVVVRDGQIIGRGHNLRETTLDSTAHAEMIAIREASSALGAWRLLDCTLYVTLEPCPMCAGALVQSRLPRVVYGTADPKAGCAGTLMNLLQEPRFNHRVDIIEGVLQEECAAMLTDFFRRLRKKKS; from the coding sequence ATGGAAGACATGATGGTACATGAACAATGGATGCGTGCAGCCATGGAGGAAGCGAAGAAGGCAGAGGATATCGGAGAGGTGCCGATTGGCGCCGTCGTCGTTCGGGACGGGCAGATTATCGGCCGCGGCCATAATCTGCGTGAGACGACGCTCGATTCAACCGCTCATGCGGAGATGATCGCCATCCGGGAGGCAAGCAGCGCCCTCGGAGCGTGGCGGCTGCTGGATTGCACCTTATACGTCACGCTGGAGCCGTGTCCGATGTGCGCGGGGGCGCTCGTTCAATCCCGCTTGCCGCGTGTCGTCTACGGGACGGCCGATCCGAAGGCCGGCTGTGCCGGAACGCTCATGAACCTGCTGCAGGAGCCCCGCTTCAATCATCGGGTCGACATTATCGAAGGCGTGCTGCAGGAGGAATGCGCTGCGATGCTGACCGATTTCTTCCGCCGTCTGCGGAAGAAGAAATCGTAG
- a CDS encoding ABC-2 transporter permease, producing the protein MMLLIRKELVVSVRSLPILLIFIAVFSLSTYPVVHNLLFAGMLGSAMSFINNLSVDKRNEGFRFVYSLPVHRTEIVKAKYVTGLLYAGAGLVIGIMLTAGLKLAGGSYDLQPASVAWTLALIIMLLSVNIPVYLLLGDKEGMVAMVLMMVVLFGSSGILSHLAKDLSMGDGMSLGVLSALSMGISLLLYGVSYAISAIGFAKKDL; encoded by the coding sequence ATGATGCTGCTTATTCGGAAGGAACTGGTCGTTAGCGTGCGCTCTCTGCCTATTTTGCTGATCTTCATCGCTGTTTTTTCTCTCTCTACTTATCCGGTGGTTCACAATCTGTTGTTCGCCGGCATGCTGGGGAGCGCCATGTCTTTTATAAACAACCTGTCAGTAGACAAAAGGAATGAGGGATTCCGCTTTGTTTACAGCTTGCCTGTCCATCGTACCGAGATAGTCAAAGCCAAGTATGTTACCGGACTGCTGTATGCCGGGGCGGGTCTCGTGATTGGAATTATGCTGACCGCTGGATTGAAGCTTGCGGGCGGTTCGTATGATCTTCAACCGGCCAGTGTCGCGTGGACGCTCGCGTTGATTATCATGCTCCTGAGCGTCAACATTCCGGTCTATCTGCTGCTGGGGGACAAGGAGGGCATGGTAGCCATGGTTCTCATGATGGTCGTTCTGTTCGGATCTTCCGGAATTCTGAGCCACCTGGCGAAAGACCTGAGTATGGGAGACGGGATGTCATTGGGCGTACTTTCCGCGCTGAGCATGGGGATATCGCTTCTCCTGTATGGCGTGTCTTATGCGATTTCGGCGATCGGGTTCGCGAAGAAGGATTTGTAG
- a CDS encoding GntR family transcriptional regulator: MIHIRIVSSTDEPIYAQIARQIRTGIFNGDLPPGTPLPSIRRLAKDLQISAITTKRAYEELEREGFIDSMVGRGSFVSGENPELVREQRLHQMEMKLEESVKEAKALNVSCADLMEHIRLLYEEEEE; the protein is encoded by the coding sequence ATGATTCATATTCGCATCGTATCATCGACGGACGAGCCGATTTATGCGCAGATTGCGAGGCAGATCCGAACGGGGATATTCAATGGGGACTTGCCGCCGGGAACCCCGCTGCCTTCGATACGTCGATTGGCGAAGGATTTGCAGATTAGCGCCATCACGACGAAGCGCGCATACGAGGAGCTGGAGCGGGAAGGGTTCATTGACAGCATGGTAGGGCGAGGATCGTTCGTATCCGGCGAGAATCCGGAGCTGGTACGGGAGCAGCGGCTTCATCAGATGGAGATGAAGCTGGAGGAGTCCGTAAAGGAAGCCAAGGCGCTGAACGTATCCTGTGCCGACCTGATGGAACATATCCGCTTGCTGTATGAGGAGGAAGAGGAATGA